Proteins encoded within one genomic window of Hevea brasiliensis isolate MT/VB/25A 57/8 chromosome 8, ASM3005281v1, whole genome shotgun sequence:
- the LOC110646768 gene encoding ABC transporter G family member 1, translating to MASLHSDQEIMTALEVETTNPLPTTRNGRAGGGAAAECGVTDGVYLTWEDLWVTVSNGRKGSKSILQGVTGYAQPGELLAIMGPSGCGKSTLLDALAGRLNSNMKQTGDILINGHEQRLAYGTSAYVTQDDTLITTLTVREAVYYSAQLQLPDSMSKSEKKERAEMTIREMGLQDAMNIRIGGWGAKGLSGGQKRRVSICIEILTHPKLLFLDEPTSGLDSAASYYVMSRIATLEQKDGIRRTIIASIHQPSSEVFQLFNTLCLLSSSKVVYFGPASAANEFFALNGFPCPTLQNPSDHFLKTINKDFEKDLEQGNSEAMSIEEVIATLIKSYKSSTNYQQVQSQVVEICKQDSGELEKERTRASFLTQSLILTRRSSVNMFRDLGYYWLRLAIYTSLAIGLATVFSDMGFSYNSIQDRGSLLMFIATFLTFMTIGGFPSFVEDMKVFERERLNGHYGAAAFVLANTFSSIPYLLLVSLIPGAITYYFPGLHKGFEHFLFFIIALFACLMLVESLMMTVASIVPNFLMGIITGSGIQGLMILGGGFFRLPNDLPGPIWKYPMYYISFHRYAYQGMFKNEFEGLTFATNNQAGRLEGSPTIGGEEILRNIWQVDLSYSKWVDLAVLLGMVILYRLLFLGIIKTTEKVKPMIVAFFSVPPKQTTQVMENPITTPLHRENV from the exons ATGGCTTCTTTGCATAGTGACCAAGAAATTATGACTGCATTAGAAGTGGAAACTACGAATCCACTGCCAACCACTAGAAATGGAAGAGCAGGAGGTGGTGCTGCTGCTGAGTGTGGTGTTACTGATGGTGTTTACTTGACTTGGGAGGACTTGTGGGTGACTGTTTCAAATGGAAGAAAAGGTAGCAAATCCATCCTGCAGGGCGTAACTGGTTATGCCCAACCTGGTGAGCTGCTGGCTATAATGGGTCCTTCAGGTTGTGGCAAGTCTACCCTTCTTGACGCGTTAGCAG GGAGATTGAATTCAAATATGAAGCAAACAGGGGATATTCTAATCAATGGTCATGAACAAAGATTGGCTTATGGCACATcg GCATATGTAACTCAAGATGACACTTTGATCACAACCTTGACGGTTAGAGAAGCAGTTTACTACTCAGCTCAGCTTCAGTTGCCAGATTCAATGTCAAAATCAGAAAAGAAAGAAAGGGCTGAAATGACAATAAGAGAAATGGGTTTACAAGATGCCATGAACATAAGAATAGGAGGCTGGGGAGCTAAAGGCCTTAGTGGTGGGCAAAAGAGGAGAGTTAGCATTTGTATAGAGATCCTAACACACCCAAAACTTCTCTTCCTTGATGAACCTACAAGTGGGCTTGATAGTGCAGCTTCATATTATGTCATGAGTAGAATTGCAACTTTGGAACAGAAAGATGGGATTAGAAGAACTATCATTGCATCCATTCATCAGCCTAGCAGTGAAGTCTTTCAGCTATTTAATACCCTTTGCCTTCTTTCTTCTAGCAAAGTGGTATATTTTGGCCCAGCTTCTGCAGCAAATGAG TTTTTCGCTTTGAATGGCTTCCCTTGCCCTACTCTTCAGAACCCATCTGATCATTTCCTGAAAACAATAAACAAAGATTTTGAGAAG GATCTTGAACAAGGTAATAGTGAGGCAATGAGCATAGAGGAAGTAATTGCTACCCTTATAAAGTCGTACAAATCATCTACCAATTACCAACAAGTTCAAAGCCAAGTTGTTGAAATATGCAAACAA GATTCTGGAGAACTAGAGAAGGAAAGAACTCGTGCTAGCTTCCTCACTCAGAGTCTCATCCTCACAAGAAGATCTTCTGTAAACATGTTTCGAGACCTGGGCTATTACTGGTTGCGTCTGGCAATCTATACGTCCCTAGCCATAGGTCTTGCTACTGTGTTTTCAGACATGGGATTCAGTTATAATTCAATCCAG GATAGAGGCTCACTGCTAATGTTTATTGCTACTTTCTTAACGTTCATGACCATTGGTGGATTCCCTTCTTTTGTGGAGGACATGAAG GTATTTGAAAGGGAAAGATTAAATGGGCATTATGGAGCAGCTGCATTTGTCCTTGCCAACACATTCTCTTCTATACCGTACTTGCTGCTAGTATCACTAATTCCTGGAGCTATAACTTACTACTTTCCAGGGCTTCACAAGGGATTTGAACACTTCCTATTTTTTATTATCGCATTATTCGCTTGTTTGATGCTAGTTGAGAGCTTGATGATGACTGTTGCAAGCATTGTACCTAATTTTCTGATGGGTATTATAACTGGATCTGGGATTCAAGGACTCATGATTTTAGGTGGAGGATTCTTCAGGTTGCCAAATGACCTTCCGGGGCCAATTTGGAAATACCcaatgtactatatttctttccaTAGGTATGCTTACCAGGGCATGTTCAAAAATGAATTTGAAGGTCTAACCTTTGCTACTAATAATCAAGCTGGACGCCTGGAAGGTTCACCAACCATTGGTGgtgaagaaattttaaggaaTATATGGCAAGTGGATTTGAGTTACTCTAAGTGGGTTGATCTTGCCGTTTTATTAGGAATGGTTATTCTTTACAGGCTTCTATTCTTGGGTATTATCAAGACTACAGAGAAGGTTAAGCCTATGATTGTAGCTTTTTTTTCAGTGCCTCCCAAGCAAACTACACAGGTCATGGAGAATCCCATCACTACACCTTTGCATAGGGAGAATGTGTAG